The window GATGTCCCCAAACAGTGACTTGATGTCATCACCTCCAAGTAAATCATGTCAAGTGTGTGCTGCACTGaggcaagagcagcagcagctcccaaatCTGCCTGTGCCCACCTGAGCTTCCACTCTCACCACAAAAGCTTAGCAGTAATTGGCAGTCACTTCCTGGCAGTCACAGCATGCCCAAGCCCCCACCAGGATGGATTAATGGCAAGTTAATTCTTCCCAACTTGCTAATTGCAGTAGGAATAACTAGAGAAGAGAGTATTGCTCTGATAGGGAAGGGAGGGGCAGCATCAAGGAGCAGGGAGTTTGGTCACACCAGGAAAGAGGGAAGAACATTTTCATTTGTGAAACAGAGACAGCAATTCACATCTAGTTCAGGGCCTTCTGtccatttatttaaaattaacagTTTGTCCATCACATTCCCTTGAAATGAAGTGCACAGTACCTCTCAGCCTCGctgcctttcctttctttccctttttgccATTGAATTTCATGTTTGCAGTAAGGGAGAAGAAAACAAATGTCAGTATTATTGAAGACATTTTGGCAGTTTTATAACTCTATAACTTTGCCCTTCCAATGTGATCCCTCAATTAAGATTTTACCCTCTCGAGACAGCCAAGCCCCCAGAATAGTAATGCACATTCTGGACTaaattttttctcttctcttttttatgGTAAGGTCTTAAAATTAATGCATTTTTCTATGcttttattttataattaatGCATTCCCAAACACAGCCACAACACAAGAGCATTAAAATCTTTTGGTTTAATGTAGAAATTGAATAGCAGGAAGATCTGCTAAGAAAGCAGATACTACAACTTCAAACATTCTAGGAAATTCTGGAAAATGTATTTTGGGACAAGCCTGGCATTTAGAAGCAACtaatttacaagaaaaaaaagcaaagaaatctcTTTTCTGTTATAAAATCTCACTCCAGACAGTTCACTGTTCACCTCCAGCATATCCTAGAGTAACTATATTTTAAATTTGAGGTTCTCAGAAAGTATTTGACCACTGTTCCTTCTTCACACACACTTATTTCACACTTTGATTTCGACTATCACACATTCAGATATAAATAACTACTTGTTCACATCACACTACTTGGCACGGCAATAAATACATtggcataaatatatatataaatgcaaCTTTGAGTACAGAGATTGCCATGAAGCTGGGACAAATACAATGGTGACAGTTAAGTGTCACCAGAGCCTGAGTGCATCTTATTGCATTTAGTACCTAAGCATTCATTTGCAAAATTATCCCAAAATAGAGTCAGTAAAAGTCACACTGCTACCCATTAGGatttcagggaagagtttgttcTTTTCATTtcggaaaataaataaatagataaataaataaataaactgaaaACGGAAAACCTGCCTGTTTCAATTACCTGAAATCAAATTTTAGTCaaattcttttcacattcctgacTTAACAGAGCACTGAGAAGAGTGAGATGCACAGCTGGGGAGGGGTAGATAAATTCATTATCACTGAATTAAGGATAACCTACAGGACCAATTCATGCAACTCAATTTCCCGTGGACTTCTGCCTGCTCTCCCTTCACTCCCCTTATTCTGTGTCTAGCCTATGGCTCAAATAACAGAATCCCAGAagcattcaggttggaaaaggcctccaagatcataaagtccaagctgtgcccaatccccacattgtcccccagctcagagcactgagtgccatgacCAGgttttccttggacacctccaggcatGGCAACTCcaaacttccctgggcagccccttccaatgcctgacaaaCCTTTCATGAtgaaattcctgctgatgtccaacctgacctgCCCTGGcgcagcttgaggccattcctcacctcctgtcccctgttccttgggagcagagcccgaattcccctggctgccccctcctgtcagggggttgtgcagagccagaaggtccctcctgagcctccttttctccaggctcaccCTCACAGCTGtacctggtgctccagccccttcccttctctagacacgctccagcccttccatgcccatcttgcagtgaggggcccagaactgacaCAGCACTGGAAGTGTGGCCCCACCAGagcccaggggacagggggacagtcaCTGTCCTGATCCTGCTGCCACCTCATGGCggggacagagccaggacagcGCCTCTCGTCTCTCCCTGGACACCCGTTGCCAAGCCAAACAAGCAGCGGCTGCGCTGGCCATGCTCCCTCCAGCAGCGCTGCAGGAACATTTGGCTTCCCTGCTCAAGGCACAAAAGCTCGGTGTCCTGGAGACGCCTCTTCCCCCTTCAGATTCATTAACCCTGGCCAgctgcctcaggaaaaaaaaccaaaaaaatcggataaaaaaataaacacaacagTGAACTGAAGCACATTTCTGCCCACCTACCTTTTTTTTTGGAGCCTAAAGgatcagaagggggaaaaaaggaaagagaacatCAGAAAACAATGTATGAGCTAGAAAGGAATAATTAGAAAAACAGTATTACTCTGTTAAAATTGGATGTGATCATCTATTGAAAAACTATAATGACAAGAATTTCAATACTGCAGAAAATTAACCACTAATACATGACTCCTGGAATGAAGTTTTTTTTTACTACGGAGCCATTCTGGCAACAAAGTGTGAGCCACCTCCCGGCTGGCTCCACAcggagcagccacagcagcaaccCACGGCACAAGGGCTCACACCGGGGCTCACACCACAGATAATGCGGCCCTCGGCTGCTTCTTTCATCCTCAAAGCCTTTCTCCCACCTCCCGGGACTTCGGCAGCTCACAAGAACACCCCGCTTTACTCCACACCTCATCCTTCCCCATCCCACCATGTAACCCGTACCCaggccccttccctgccccaccATGGCCTGCCGCGGGTGGCGGTGCCCGTGTCCCTCAGGATGCGATCCTCCCGCAGGTGGCAGTGCCCGTGTCCCTGAGGAAGCCGGTGCCCGTGTCCCTCAGGATGCGATCCTGCCGCAAGTGGCGGTGCCTGTAGTGGTGCCCGTGTCCCTCAGGACGCGATCCCGCCGCGGGTGGCGGTGCCCGCGTTCCTCAGGATGCGATCCCGACAAGGGTGGCAGTGCCCGTGTCCCTCAGGATGCGATCCCGCCGCAAGTGGCGGTGCCCGTGTCCCTGAGGACGCCGGTGCCCGTGGCAGTGCCCGCCTCCCTCAGGCTCCTGGAGCCCGTGTCCCTCAGGACGGCGGTGCCCGCGCCCGCCTCCCTCAGGCTGCCCGCCTCCCTCAGGCTCCCGGTTCCCCTGGCGGTGCCCGTGGCGGTGCCCGCGTCCCTCAGACTCCCGGTGCCCTTGGCCGTGCCCGCCTCCCTCAGGCTCCCGCCCCCCTcgggccccgcccgctgccccggcggcggcggcgcaggcGCAGCTCGGgccgggcgctcccggcgctgccgTAAAGCGGCACGGCGGCGGTTCCGGGAGCAGCGGGTGAGATCCCGGTCCGGCCTCGCCGGGATCCGCGGGGAACCGGGCGTGGCTCCGGGGGGAACGGGGCGGCGGGCAGAGCCAGGGCGAGGCTGCGGCCCGAGGGGGCCCGCAGCGGGAGCTGGACTGGATTCCATTCGCTTGTGATTTGGTTTTGGCTGCCCCGTCCCTGGCAGcgtccgaggccaggctgggcggGACTCTGAGCAAgccgggacagtggaaggtgtccctgcccacagccctgggTTGGGACGAGATAATCTTTAAGGTTCTTTCCTGTGATTTTGAAAGTCACAGAATACAGAAATAAGAATCAGTTACTTTGTCACTTGTCCTTACGTTTTGCCGGTGCACACTGGACTCAATTTGTAATGCACTTGAAGAGTccttaaaaaagtaaaatttatgAATGTGACAGTTGCAGGAATATAAACGTATATTTATAAAATggatatatctatatatacaatATAGGAATATGTGATACATAAATATATGTGGAGATAGAAATAAATACATCAAAATATGTTATTATAAACATTACTATGTGAATATATAAAATACATCAATATGGATTCTATTTAgatatctttatatatatatatatatgtatatatatatatatataaaaatatgtagaTACAGTTTTTTAGTAGACCACAGAAGCAGCCAGGCCAGCAGGTGCAGAATTGTAAGGGTGTGAGAAAGCAGCCAATGAACAGCACAAAGTGTCCCAGTTGTTGAAAGTTATTAGAAGTTTCTTGTTTTCTGTTTGAGGGGGGAGGGGAGAAGACAATGAGAAGCTAAATAGAATAAAAagtaggaaagaaaaagaaagaagagatgGAGTAGAACCAGAATCAGAGCAAATGGGGCTTGGTAGGATACAGAAGTTTCAGGAAGGCTGAGGCGGTTCACTGACTCCCAGAGAAGGCTAATTTCAAATTGATTATCCTTCAggtaacaaaacccaaacaaacaaaaaaaatcacacaagGACACAGTTCACTGAAATGTGAGAATGGCCAATTCTTTAAGAAGTGAAGTGATAAAACTGTACAAAAATGTAAGTGTCTCAAATGCCACCAGCACTTTCCTTAACCAGAAAACAAACCCCCTTTCACTGTGCACTCAGTTAATTAAAACCACATTATTATTCTTTTCTCCCCAAGCTGCTGTACCTTGGAAGGGAGTATCCCAAAGGAGCAGACTACTTCAGAAGCCGTTTGAAAGCAGCTTTTCTAAAAAACAAAGATGAGACAGACCCAGAAAAAATTAAGCAGCTGATTGCCCGGGGAGAGTTTGTTATAAAGGAGCTGGAGGCTTTGTACTTCCTGAGGAAATACCGAGCCATGAAGCAGCGCTACTACAGCGACGACAAGCCCTGACCGTGCCTGTAACCACACACACCCAGGAAAGGTAACAATAAAAGAGCTCTAACTGCAAAGATGTGACATGTAAATCCTTCCAACCCCTCTACAGCACGAATGAGGGAGCTGCTTCCCTGCCAGGGGTCACTTGAAGGGTTTGGGTGTGCAGGTTATGGGTAATAGGTTTTCCTGTGCTGCTTTTGACCTCCTCAAACTGAAACTTCAGGTATGAAAGGATTTTGCAGGAAGGAGTGGTTGTACTGCCCTGTTTTGTTTCACTTCAATGCTTGTGTTGAACAGAAACTCTTCTTACCCCATAGCTGTGTGATTGGGTGTCAGTTCAAGGTGCTGTGCTTGTTACCTGAAAGATGATTTAAAATCCTCCACATTGAACAATCTGATTCTGCTGGAAATGAGCACCCTCTCAGAAgtgaggctcccagccctggagagggagtgctgtgttcagttctggtctccacagtgcaggaaagacaaggagctcctggagaggatcAAGCAGGGGCCATAAacatgaggggtctggagcatctcttatgaggagggactgcaggagctgggcctgtttagtcCAGAGAAGAGAAGACTCAGAGGGGATCTCAATGCATACAAATATCTCAATGGTGGGTGCCAAGAGGACGGTGCCAGGCTCCCCTCAGTGGTGtccaggacaaggagcaatggccataaacaTAAAGCAAGGAGTTCCACCTcatgaggaagaatttctgtacactgagggtggcagagccctgAACAGTTGTCCAGGGAGGATGTGGAGTCTCCTTCTCTGTGGACATCCCAAACTCACCTGGActtgttcctgtgtcacctgctccaggtgaccctgcctgggcagggggctTGGATTAAATGGTctgcagaggtcccttccaaccctgacTATTCTGTCAAAGTAAATTCTTACAGTTTGTAACCTCACCTGCTCAGCCTGCAGAGGCACCACCTTGCTGTGTCAGGGAGACAGCTGTGGGGTCAGGAAAGGGGTGTTTGAACAACAGTGCTTTAAGCACTTGGGCCCTGAAGACAACTCCTGCAACTCCTCCCACGCTCTCTTGTCACTGCTGGTTCTCCACATAGAGCAGCTGATTTCTGCTGTTGTGtaactgctgcagcaggaatagAAAACTTGATCTTTGCCCTGGAAGAGGAGTTTGGCCATGGCTGTTTGCTCCAGGCTGTCTCTGTAGGCCTTGGCTCAACTCACACTTTGTCAGAAGTGATACTCTGCTGGGTTGGTTGGTGTTTCCGCCAACTAAGTGACACTGGAGGGAGAAATAATCTTTAAAAACAGGTAAGGAATCACTGCAGTAGAGCTGTTGGCAAGCTTTCACACTGGCACTAAGGAGTGTTTTAAGGTCACTCAAAGAATTGCCAGCAAAGGAATCAGCAAAACCAGGTTTAATATAAAAATGAAAGTGTGGCAAAGTCCATTCAACAAAGTTCACTCCAGTATTTACTAGGTGGTTAaagcacacagagaaaaaagcaaACTAAAATCTACAATCAATCAATTAAAATCAAAATCAACCAAAACTTATTTCTGAGGATGGTGGGGATACAAAAAGGGTAAGGATAAAATGATTAAGGGAGATGTTCCCATTGAGTCACTAAGTTCAGAGTGGACCCCCCCTTGCTGAACTGAACCCCAGATCTGACCAGTAGTTTATGACTGAAGGTTTAAtagcacttaaacttaacagcacTTAGTCCATAGTTTAACTGAGAACAATTTAACTAAAGATTCATACAGAATTTCCTATAAGCACAACAGCAATTCACTCATAGGCCTGAGTTACTTAGAATCTCTGAGAATACTACCCATGGTACATTTTCTATAGCATATCTACACTCACAAACAGTCCTGAAGGAGTATGTAGAAGGTATAAAATTCCCCTGGAATTCACTGAAGCACTTACCTTGGATACCTTTGCCTCTTGTCAGTGGCTGAAGGGTTGAGCCTCAAGGAAGGGGGGCATCATTCCATGCTCTGCTGTCAGTGTTGGTTCTCCAAATACAGCAAACAGGGGTTCACTGGCTCTGAGGGAGACTTGGTCCCTGCCCACTGCAGTCCAGCAGAGCTCCAAGGGCCTCACTCAGCCCCACTCTTTATGGGGTCACAAGTGAGGTGGGTTTAGTCAGCACAGTCCAGGTCAGTGACTTCCTTTGAAGTTTCAAAAGCAAAAATGTTGTTCCACTGGGGGTGTTTTTCAGCCAGGCAAATAAGTTTCCAGGGCTGTTGGTTACAAAGCAGGAGCTCTTCAGACAGCACCaattcctgggaactgttcctgaaGAGCTCCagaggagctcagcccaggtgCTGAGTGAGCATTTCTGATATTACAGCTGGcctgaggaggagggaggggggaTGCAGCACCATCCTCACAGAATTCTAGGACAGAATTTACAAAGTGATGGCAGAGTACAGTACCTTGTGATGAAATGCACAGGCTCCAGTTTCTGCCACCACACTGATGTGAACAACTCCTTCCACATCAACTGAGCTCCTCTGCACTTCCACCTGCTCTGAGCAGCCACCCCTCTCAGAGACAGGGCCACCAAGGGGGACAAggacagcagctctgggacaggcagcacCAGCAGAAGTGCAAGGAAGACTAGAGAACAACTGCCAAACACATGGAACTCGTGGGATGCTCTGTTACCTGAAATTCTTGCAGAGGAAAAGGAAACTGGGACAGACACTCACAATAACTATTTTTTATTACATT of the Melospiza melodia melodia isolate bMelMel2 chromosome 4, bMelMel2.pri, whole genome shotgun sequence genome contains:
- the ETFRF1 gene encoding electron transfer flavoprotein regulatory factor 1 gives rise to the protein MANSLRSEVIKLYKNLLYLGREYPKGADYFRSRLKAAFLKNKDETDPEKIKQLIARGEFVIKELEALYFLRKYRAMKQRYYSDDKP